The Bradyrhizobium ottawaense genome window below encodes:
- a CDS encoding recombinase family protein — protein sequence MDFNSLDAQRESCEAYIVSQRAEGWTAVSDRYDDGGFSGGTLERPALKRLVAAVQAGKIDVIIVYKIDRLSRSMLDFLNLVELFERHGVTFVSVTQSFNTKDAMGRMALNILVTFAQFERELIGERIRDKVAASRKRGKWMGGWTPLGYEVRDRKLLIHEVDAERVRSIFRRFVQLKSATLLARELVAADERTRYGQLLDKGVLYKILHNRVYLGEAVHKGTSYPGEHEAIIDQKLWDQVHAILQESPRKRANNSRAQSPALLKGLLFGPDGAAMSPTHTRKSGRLYRYYISQTAMKQGRSDCPVKLVPAAELERIIIDQVRRLLQTPEVIIQTWRALRNQSAEVNEAEVRSALLGFDALWDELFPTEQARIVALLVERIDVHAERMDITLKIQGLTSLSSELQPQPFQQAAE from the coding sequence ATGGACTTCAACTCGCTCGACGCTCAGAGAGAGTCTTGTGAGGCTTACATCGTCAGCCAGCGAGCCGAGGGCTGGACGGCGGTTTCCGATCGCTACGATGATGGCGGCTTTTCAGGTGGTACCCTTGAACGGCCGGCCCTTAAGCGGCTTGTCGCTGCCGTCCAAGCCGGCAAGATAGACGTCATTATCGTCTACAAAATCGACCGACTGTCGCGGTCGATGCTCGACTTCCTCAACCTTGTGGAGCTCTTTGAACGCCATGGGGTGACGTTCGTCTCTGTCACCCAATCGTTCAATACCAAGGACGCCATGGGCCGCATGGCCCTCAACATCCTCGTGACTTTTGCCCAGTTCGAGCGCGAGCTGATCGGAGAGCGCATCCGCGACAAGGTTGCGGCATCTCGCAAGCGCGGCAAATGGATGGGAGGGTGGACGCCGCTCGGTTATGAAGTCCGTGACCGCAAATTGCTCATTCATGAAGTCGATGCAGAACGGGTTCGGTCCATTTTTCGTCGCTTCGTCCAGCTCAAGTCCGCGACCCTGCTGGCCCGCGAGCTCGTTGCGGCCGACGAACGCACGCGGTACGGACAGCTCCTGGACAAGGGGGTGCTGTACAAGATCCTTCACAACAGGGTCTATCTTGGCGAGGCCGTTCATAAGGGCACCTCATATCCAGGTGAGCACGAAGCAATCATCGATCAGAAGCTCTGGGATCAGGTCCACGCCATCCTCCAGGAGAGCCCGCGCAAGCGGGCCAACAATAGCCGGGCACAATCACCTGCCCTGCTGAAAGGTCTGTTGTTCGGTCCGGACGGTGCAGCGATGTCGCCAACCCACACCCGGAAGTCGGGCAGGCTTTATCGCTATTACATCAGCCAGACCGCGATGAAGCAGGGTCGATCGGATTGTCCCGTCAAATTGGTCCCCGCCGCTGAGTTGGAGCGCATCATCATCGATCAGGTGCGACGGTTGCTGCAAACACCCGAAGTCATCATTCAAACCTGGCGTGCTCTCCGCAACCAATCCGCGGAGGTCAACGAGGCGGAGGTGCGTAGCGCCCTGCTTGGCTTTGACGCGCTTTGGGATGAGCTGTTCCCGACAGAACAGGCACGGATCGTCGCGTTGCTCGTCGAGCGCATCGACGTGCACGCCGAGCGAATGGACATCACCTTGAAGATCCAGGGCCTGACATCGCTCTCCTCCGAATTGCAGCCTCAGCCCTTCCAGCAGGCCGCCGAATGA
- a CDS encoding DUF2924 domain-containing protein, whose product MKASILSQLAALKGASAPVLKARWRELFDTEPPAYNRRFLESRLAYRIQELAYGGLSRETTERLKAMAEQYANQKPADRKARPPLRPVAGTKLIREWEGVEHCVTVRHDDFEYLGRPYKSLSSVARQITGTNWNGWVFFGLKKSAGK is encoded by the coding sequence GTGAAAGCGTCCATTTTGTCGCAATTGGCGGCCCTGAAAGGCGCCTCCGCACCCGTCCTTAAGGCCCGCTGGCGCGAGCTTTTCGATACTGAGCCCCCTGCCTATAACCGCCGCTTCCTGGAGAGCCGGCTGGCCTACCGCATTCAGGAATTGGCCTATGGCGGCTTGAGCCGGGAAACGACCGAACGGCTCAAGGCCATGGCTGAGCAATATGCCAATCAGAAGCCGGCAGACCGCAAGGCCCGTCCCCCTCTCCGTCCCGTTGCCGGGACCAAGCTGATCCGCGAATGGGAGGGTGTGGAGCACTGCGTCACCGTTCGCCACGATGACTTCGAATATCTCGGCCGCCCCTACAAGTCCCTGTCCTCGGTTGCCCGCCAGATCACCGGCACAAATTGGAATGGCTGGGTCTTCTTCGGCTTGAAAAAGTCGGCTGGCAAATGA